The Acidobacteriota bacterium genome window below encodes:
- a CDS encoding amidohydrolase: MRRGRLLFLFLVVFAFSLASFSYGLAKGDKEKKEAISWVEENKAELIKISDTLWSYAETAMLEYKSSRFLISELEKAGFKVERNVAGMPTAFIATYGKGKPIIGILAEYDALPGLSQKAVPYKDPIKPGAPGHGCGHNLFGAASVGAAMAVKYVMEKEKLPGTIRLYGCPAEETLVGKVWMARDGYFNDLDCALVWHPGTKNQVSYGSSSAMNSFTVTFYGKSSHAAGAPWEGRSALDAVEIMDVAANFLREHVKPTVRIHYAIIETGKVPNVVPDKATVWYYVRDVDRKGVEEVYNRLLK; encoded by the coding sequence ATGAGAAGAGGGCGGTTGTTATTTCTTTTCTTGGTAGTTTTTGCCTTTTCTTTGGCAAGTTTTTCCTATGGATTGGCAAAAGGGGATAAGGAGAAGAAGGAGGCGATATCCTGGGTTGAGGAGAACAAGGCAGAGCTGATAAAGATAAGTGATACTCTCTGGAGTTATGCAGAGACCGCGATGCTCGAATATAAATCTTCCCGTTTCCTCATCTCCGAGCTTGAGAAGGCTGGGTTCAAGGTGGAGAGGAATGTAGCGGGGATGCCCACTGCTTTTATTGCTACCTATGGCAAGGGGAAACCGATTATTGGCATCTTGGCGGAATACGATGCCCTTCCCGGCCTCTCTCAGAAGGCGGTTCCCTATAAGGATCCGATAAAGCCTGGAGCTCCAGGGCATGGATGTGGTCACAATCTATTCGGCGCTGCTTCGGTAGGCGCTGCGATGGCGGTGAAATATGTAATGGAGAAGGAAAAACTTCCGGGCACCATCCGTCTCTATGGTTGTCCTGCTGAGGAAACATTGGTCGGTAAGGTGTGGATGGCACGGGATGGTTACTTCAATGACCTTGACTGTGCTTTGGTATGGCATCCGGGTACCAAGAATCAGGTTTCATACGGAAGCTCAAGTGCGATGAACTCCTTTACCGTTACCTTCTATGGAAAGTCGTCTCATGCTGCTGGCGCCCCTTGGGAGGGAAGGAGTGCTCTTGATGCAGTTGAGATAATGGATGTAGCAGCTAATTTTCTAAGGGAGCATGTGAAGCCAACGGTGCGCATCCATTATGCGATAATTGAAACCGGCAAGGTGCCCAATGTAGTTCCTGATAAGGCTACCGTTTGGTACTATGTCCGCGATGTAGATCGGAAGGGTGTGGAGGAGGTCTATAACCGCCTTCTCAAGAT